TCCAGCGTTTCCAGCGTATCGACGGTATGAACGGCCTCGCCAAGTTTTGCCTGCGAGACCTGCAGACCAGCCTGGGCTGCCTGCTTCGAAGCCATCGCCATGGATTCCTGCGCCTGTGCCTGCAAAAGCTGCGACGAGGCCTGATGCACCGACTCCTTCGCCACTCGCAGAGCTGTCTCCGCCTGGTCTACCTGCTGGGTAGTGACATAGTGCTTGGCGAGGAGCGGGGCGATGCGGTCGTAGTCGTTCTGCGCGAACTTCATTTGTGCATCGGCAGCAGCCTGCGCCGCCCGGGCGCGTTCCACAGAGGCTGTTGCCGCCTGATAACTTGCCTGGGCTGCGCTGATACCGCTCTGCGAATTCAGGATACCGGCACGTGCGGCAACAACCCCGCTCTGCTCAGTAGCAATGCGGCGGCGTTCGTCGTTGATCTGACCTTCCAGCATCGCCTGGTCGGCGCGCGCCTGCTCCAGGGCATATTCATACGGGCGAGGATCGATCTCGAAGAGCAGGTCGCCCTTATGGACGACCTGATTATCCTTCACCAGCAGTTTGGTCAGGCGGCCTTCGACTTCAGGAGCAAAGGCGATGGCGTTCGCCCGTACCGTAGCATCGTCGGTGCGGGGATGGCGGTCAACCTGCATCACAGCGATCGCAAGCGCAATCACAGCTATTGCCACGATGCCAATGCCGATCCGGCGGCCGAGAGTTTGTCTGTCGTTGAGATTCATAATGCAAGTCCTTGTTTAGGCAAAGAAGCAAAGCCACAGCAGGCAGGTAAGCAACACCACCAATGCGGGATGAATGATGGCTGGGTGTCCGACCGAGTGCAGAAGACCCTGACGCCGCAACAGCAGATGCGCCAGCGCCGTAAGCGCAACACCGAGCGCGAGCGAGATCATCCAGCCGGGAAAGTACGACCCGACAATCTCAACGTTGGGATTACGTGCGCAGCCGGCTGTCAGCACGAGAGTCAGGAGCATAAGTACGGACCTGAAGAACGCGTTCACGGTTTCCATCCTGTTGTAGAAGCATTACCCGAAGGCAGATTGCCGATTGCATAGCTAAGCGCCGCAGCGCTTTGCTGCACGCGGGCGCGGGCGCGCACATCCTCAAGCCGCGCCTGAGCCAGTTGCCGCTCTGCCTGCACGACATCGACGAGCGACCGCACGCCATATCGGAAGGCATCAAGCGATGACTCGTAGGAGACCGTAGAAGACGTAAGAAAGCTCTGTGACGAGCGCTCCTGCTCGATAGCGGTCCTGTAGTCCACATACGACTCCCATACCTGGCGAGTGACCGCGTCCTGGGTTGCACGTTGTTCTTCGGCAGCGGCCTTCTGTTCAGCCAGTGCAGCGGTTACCTCATGTCGACGCGCCCCGTTGAAGACCTCCCAGCGAAGCTGGACCGCAGCCGACCAGGTGGATACACTCGCTGGACCAAGCTGTCCGTAGTCCGCTGTCGGCCACATGTTGGTCTGTCCGCCGGTTGCAACCAGGCCTACCCCCGGCAGATATTTCGCGCGAGCCGATTTGACGGCATCGTTGGACCGCTTGAGATCCTGCATACGCGCCAGCAGGTCGGGCCGATTCTTCCAGGCCTTATCGATCAACTCTTCCACGGGCGTATCGAAGGCCTCCGGAGATGCGGAGCCGACCGCCACGATCCCGATCGTGGCGGTCGGCTCAACACCAATGGCTTCGGTCAACGCCAGCTTTGCCTTCTGCACTTCACCTTCGGCGGTGGCGAGATCATACTGTGCACCGGCAGCTCCAGCCTGGGCGTTCTGTACATCCGGCAGTGTTGCACGCCCGTTGTCGAACTGCGACTGTGCATTCGCAAGCAATGTCTGCGCTGTCTGCAGAATCTGCCTGGCCGCGACAAGCTGGCCCGCTGCCTGCTGCACACGATAGAACTGCGTCGCAGTACGATACGCGACAGTCTGCTGAGCGCGGCCGAAGCGGAGGGCTGAAGCAACTTCAAACGCCTTGCTCCCTTCCAGGCGCGGTCCGCGCGCAAAATCCAGAAGCTGGTACTGCAGCTCCATTTGCGCGACGGCGGTAGGCACCTCGACAGTTACATATCCGCGCGGCGCCAGCGGTTTAGGAAAAGGATTGATCGCACGTAGATCGCTTCCCTGTGCGACAAAGGTCAGCAGCGGCAGATACTCTGCGCGCTGCACTCCTGCCGCTTCCATGGCTCGCTTTGCCTGCGCCCATGCGATTCGTGATTCAGGACTGGCACTCTCAGCAATATCAATCAGCTCCGCGAGGCCGTAGCTGTGGGAGTCATCGAGCTTTGGAATCGAATGAAAGCTCGAGGCCACACCGATACAGTGCCCGGCCTGCCGGGCGGTAATGACCTGTTCGCAACCTGATGTTGCTGCCTGCTGCGCGGGAAGAAGCTGCGGGCCGCTTAAGAAAAGTGCGGCCGCGGCCATGCCTGCGCGAAAAATATTGCCTGGCGTGTTCTTTTCGAATTTGTTTACGCCGTACACAATAAGAAGTATACACCGTAAACAATGAAATGCTAAGATATTTTCATGTCACCCCGGAAACCGACAGAAAACGAGTCGCCCGGCCTTCGCCAGCGCATCATCGATGCCGCCAGCCAGATCTTTGTCGAGGAGGGGTACGAGCACCTTTCGATGCGGCGGGTCGCCCAGATCGTTGGGTGTTCGCAGATGGCTGCTTATCGACACTTCGCGAATAAAGAAGCGCTGACCCAGCATTTGTGCGCCCAACTCTATACCGACTTCAGCAGCCGGATGTTCCGTCAGATGGAAGCCGCGGATGAGCCCTGGGAGCAGATTCGCATCTTCATTTCCGCGCTAGTAAACTTTGCCGTCTCGTATCCGGATCACTATTCTTTGGTCTTCCTGGTCCGGCATGCGGATGAGAGTGTGATCGCGGAACGCGAACGTCTGGGCGAAGAGTTCCTGCAGACGATTCACGAGCTCATCCGCAGAGTGCTTCCGCAGGATACGCCGGTCGCTACCTCGAACATGCGTCTGCGGCAGGTGCTCACCTGCCTGCATGGCACGGCGGCGCTGCTGATCGCGCATCCTCGCGCTTATGGGCTTACGAAGGTGAAGGCCATTAAAGACGCTGAGGATACGATCATGCGGTTGTTGCGGGATTGAGCTGTGCACTTGATGAAGAAGTACCTGGAAAGAGCATGGAGCGGTTCGCGGCTTTGCTCAACCGGCCGTTGCGCAGCGCGCAACCATTTCGCACCGAAGGTGCGAATGCCTTGCTTAAGGGGACGGCTTCAGCCGTGCCGTACAGGCTTGAGCAGAAGGCGGCTTCAGCCGCTGAGGGCAGCGCGTTAGCAGAGAAGCGGATTTCTCCGCTATCGCTACGAAATGACAAAAGAAAAAGATGCGGTGGGGGATGTAGTGCCTCGACACCGTGATTTGACCTCAGCGCTAAAGCCGCCGTCTTTTCGCCGCGCTGTATCGGCACGGCTGAAAAAGCAGGTCCTTCGCTTACGCTCAGGATGACAAAGTTATAGGCGCTCGTCTTAGATGCGCCCAGCATTGCGGAGAGCGCCGATCTCGTCGTCGGTAAAGACACGCGACCGGGTGAGGAACTGCAAGCCTCCGGGGCCTTCCAGGGAGAAGGCTGCGCCGAAGCCTGGAACCACATCAATGATGATCTGCGTGTGCTTCCAGTACTCAAACTGCTGAGGTGAGATGTAGAACGGAAACCCACCGATCTCTCCTACCTTTACGTCGCGGCTGCCGATGCGGAACTCTCCCTCAGGGAAACACATCGGCGCGCTGCCCTCACAGCAGCCGCCCGACTGATAGAACATCAACGGCCCGTGCGCGGCCTTGAGCTCATCGATCAAGCTCAAGGCCGCCGGGGTAGCCGTTACCTGTTGTGGCAGATCAGACATTAGAACAACCCGAGTTTCTTCGTGCTGTAACTCACGAGCTGGTTCTTTGTCTGCTGGTAGTGCTCCAGCATCATAAGGTGATTTTCGCGCCCGATACCGCTCTGTTTGTATCCGCCGAAGGCAGCGTGCGCCGGATAGAGGTGGTAGCAGTTGGTCCACACGCGTCCTGCTTCAATCTCACGGCCGAAGCGATAGGCGCGATTCAGATCACGCGTCCACACGCCTGCGCCCAGACCGTAGAGCGTGTCGTTGGCGATCTCCAGGGCTTCATCATCGTTCTTGAAGGTGGTCACCGAGAGCACCGGACCGAAGATCTCCTCCTGGAAGATGCGCATCTTATTGTTGCCCTTGAAGATGGTTGGTTGGATATAGAAACCGCCGGCGAGTTCGCCATCAAGCTTTGCGGCATCGCCGCCGATCAGGATCTCCGCGCCTTCCTTCTTGCCGAGATCGAGATAGGACATGATCTTCTCGAACTGTTGTTTTGACGCCTGCGCGCCGAGCATCGTGTCGGCATCCAGCGGATTCGCCTGCTTGATGGCTTTCACGCGCGCCAAAGCACGCTCCATAAAGCGGTCGTAGATGGACTCATGAATCAGAGCGCGCGATGGGCAGGTGCAGACCTCTCCCTGATTGAAGGCGAAGAGCGCAAGACCTTCGAGCGCCTTGTCGACAAAGTCATCGTCTTCGCTCATGACATCGCTGAAGAAGATGTTCGGGGATTTGCCGCCAAGTTCCAGGGTCAGGGGAATGATGTTCTCTGACGCATATTGCATGATCATGCGTCCGGTCACGGTGGAACCGGTAAAGGCCACCTTATTGATGCGGGGATTAGAGGCGAGTTCTTTGCCGACCTCGCGGCCGAAGCCATTGACGACATTCAGCACACCGGCAGGCAGAAGATCGCCAACCAGTTCCAACAACATCAGGATCGATACCGGGGTTTGCTCAGCAGGTTTCAGGACAATGCAGTTACCGGCAGCGAGCGCCGGCGCAATCTTCCATGCAGCCATCAGCAGCGGGAAGTTCCAGGGAATGATCTGACCGACGACGCCGAGAGGCTCGTGGTAGTGGTACGCGATCGTGTCGTGATCGATCTCGGAGATGCCGCCCTGCTGCGCGCGAATGGCGCCGGCGAAATAGCGGAAGTGGTCGGCGCTGAGCGGAACATCGGCAGCCGTAGTCTCGCGAATGGGTTTGCCGTTGTCCCAGGTCTCGGCGGCGGCCAGCAGATCGACATTCTCTTCAACCCGCTGAGCGATCCTAATAAGGATGTTGGAGCGTTCGGTGGTGGAGGTGCGGCCCCACGCCTTCTTTGCCTTGTGGGCGGCGTCCAATGCTTTTTCCACATCGGCAGCGCCAGACCGCGGAACCTCGCACAACACCTTGCCGGTTACCGGGGTGATGTTTTCAAAGTATTGTCCGGAGACGGGTTCTACCCATTCCCCGCCGATATAGTTGCCATAGCGTTTGCGAAACGGAACGGGGTGTCCGTAGTGCATTGGATCGAGCTGAACGGCTGGTGAAGTAGCCACAGTATTTTCCTTCCTTTCCTGCTTCCGGGTGAAGGCGGAAGCGGTCCTTTTTCACGGGAAATACTGCTCCCCGGCAGGCATGGTTGCCAAGTGGTCTAGGCAACTCTTCTCGATTAAAGAAAGAAGGGGCGAGCCATCCGGCTCGCCCTTCGGTTGATAGAGGCTTCGAACGAAGCCTCCGGTTCTGTTTACCAGGTCACCTTCACCGCCAACTGAATGCTGCGGTTATCCAGCGAGGTCGACGTCACCTTACCGACAGCGGTCGGAGCAGTGATGTTTGCGGCCGGATTGGAGAAGATTGCCCGGTTCAGGATGTTGTAGGCTTCAGCACGGAACTGCGCACGGAACCGCTCGTGAATCACGAAGTTCTTGATTCCCGAAAGATCGACGTTGGCAGTGCCTGGTCCACGGAGTGCATTACGTGTCACCCAGCCCTGAATTCCAGGGTTGGCAGTGCTGGCAGTGCTCGCTACACCGTCGTAGCGAGTGGTGAACGCGGAAGGATCAAACCAGTTGAAGGGCGAGGGGCTCGAACGATATGCATCCGAAACCTTCTTACCCGCAGCCAGGAAGACGCGGCATCCGTTATAGGCGGCGAAGTTGCAACCAGAACGGGAGACGTTGAAAGCATAGCCTCCACGAAGCTGGACGGCAGGCTGTAACGACCAGCCACCAGCAATGGCATTGGCCACGCCACTCTGAGCCCACTTCTTACCCTTACCGAACGGAAGCTCGTAACCACCCGAGATAACGGCCTTGTTGCGGTTATCGAAGTTGGAGTACGAACGGTCGAAACCCATATCGGTAGCGAACGACGAATCGTTTGCAGCCGCTTCGCCAGAGAAGTTGTCGAGGTTCTTCGAAAACTGGTAGCTACCAAGGTAGAAGAGGCCGTTTCTTGCACGCTTCTCGATCTTGATCGAGCCGCCGTGGAAATTGGCATCACCCCGGGTGCTGCTGGTCAGGATGCCCTGGCCGAACGCCGGGTACGGACGAAGCGAGTTCACGCACTGACCCGTAAGTGCCCACGAAGGCGCTACGAACGGATACTGAACACACATGTTCTGGTCATAACGCTTCCAGGACTTGTGTGTCTGGCTGCCGGTGTAAGCCAACTCCATGACCAACCCCTTGCCCAGATCCTGCTGCAGGCTCAGGTTGTACTCTTCCGTGTAAGGACGGCTGTTCTTCGGAAGGATGGAGAACGGCGAAGGCACTTGGGTTACGCCCACCGCTGCAACCGGATCAGGCCAGAGCTGTGCCACCGGATAAGCACTGAATGCCTGCTGGTAGTACAGAGGTGCGGCATAGCGAGTGAACTGAAGCTCGTTCGTATTCAGATTGTCGAGATAGATACCGTAACCGGCACGAAGGACCGTTCCAGAACGAGCCTCCCACGCCAGGCCAACACGCGGCATAAAGCCCTTATAGTTCGGCTCGATGATGCCAGGACGGAAAGTCTTGTTGACTTCGTACGATCCGGACGCCAGGTAGAACGCCGGGATGCCAGACGGAACCTTGCTGAACGTAACCTTCTGGGTAGACGGATCGAGCGTGCCTTCCAGACCGTTCTGCTCAACAAACGGGCTGTTGTACTCCCAGCGGAAGCCGAGCGTGAAGGTCAGGCCATGACCGAACTGCCAGGTGTCGTTGAAGAACGCGCCATACGTGTTGTCACGATAGTGGCCCATCGTCGTTCCGGCATTGCCGTTGCAGCTCGATGTGCAGAAACCACGAGCGTAGTTCTGGAACTTGTTATAGAGGACCGGATTACCGGTAGCAGGGTCCGTATAGGTGCTGTAGTCAACTCCGTTGTAGATGCAGTTGGTCTTCGTGCAGTTATCGAAGGTAGCTGCACCGCGCGAATTGTTATCGGCAATCTGCCACAGGCGACGGTTCTGATACTGGAAACCGGTCTTGAAGGTGTGCTTGCCATGCACGATCGAGAGCGAATCACCAATGCTGATGATATTTTCGTGACCACCCTGGTCACCTGAACCATCACCAACGTTGCCGTACCCGTTGATGGTGAAGCCTGCGCGGCCATTCTGACGAGTGCTGTTCAAGGCCGTAACATTCTTCAGACCCGAAACTGCAGCCCAGTTCTTGCTGCTGTCCTGCAGGACACCCAGGGTGATGTTGTAAAACTCATTCCAGCCCACACGGACTTCGTTCACAATGTTCGACGAAATCAGGTAGGTGTTACCAAGCACAGCATTACGGCCAAGCAGCGGATTGGAAGTAAAG
This genomic window from Terriglobus albidus contains:
- a CDS encoding biotin/lipoyl-binding protein, whose protein sequence is MNLNDRQTLGRRIGIGIVAIAVIALAIAVMQVDRHPRTDDATVRANAIAFAPEVEGRLTKLLVKDNQVVHKGDLLFEIDPRPYEYALEQARADQAMLEGQINDERRRIATEQSGVVAARAGILNSQSGISAAQASYQAATASVERARAAQAAADAQMKFAQNDYDRIAPLLAKHYVTTQQVDQAETALRVAKESVHQASSQLLQAQAQESMAMASKQAAQAGLQVSQAKLGEAVHTVDTLETLEAQRPSRAAKVHQAELNLEWCQVRAPFDGYAVNMNISEGAYAHPGTSMFTLVDTGNWWVLANYRESKLKHIRPGDHVEVYLMEHPSQRFDGVVDSVGRGVFPEDGAVTNGFPNVDRTLNWVHLSARFPVRIRVTDPNPDLFRVGATAITVVR
- a CDS encoding YtcA family lipoprotein, yielding MLLTLVLTAGCARNPNVEIVGSYFPGWMISLALGVALTALAHLLLRRQGLLHSVGHPAIIHPALVVLLTCLLWLCFFA
- a CDS encoding TolC family protein, translating into MAAAALFLSGPQLLPAQQAATSGCEQVITARQAGHCIGVASSFHSIPKLDDSHSYGLAELIDIAESASPESRIAWAQAKRAMEAAGVQRAEYLPLLTFVAQGSDLRAINPFPKPLAPRGYVTVEVPTAVAQMELQYQLLDFARGPRLEGSKAFEVASALRFGRAQQTVAYRTATQFYRVQQAAGQLVAARQILQTAQTLLANAQSQFDNGRATLPDVQNAQAGAAGAQYDLATAEGEVQKAKLALTEAIGVEPTATIGIVAVGSASPEAFDTPVEELIDKAWKNRPDLLARMQDLKRSNDAVKSARAKYLPGVGLVATGGQTNMWPTADYGQLGPASVSTWSAAVQLRWEVFNGARRHEVTAALAEQKAAAEEQRATQDAVTRQVWESYVDYRTAIEQERSSQSFLTSSTVSYESSLDAFRYGVRSLVDVVQAERQLAQARLEDVRARARVQQSAAALSYAIGNLPSGNASTTGWKP
- a CDS encoding TetR/AcrR family transcriptional regulator, which codes for MSPRKPTENESPGLRQRIIDAASQIFVEEGYEHLSMRRVAQIVGCSQMAAYRHFANKEALTQHLCAQLYTDFSSRMFRQMEAADEPWEQIRIFISALVNFAVSYPDHYSLVFLVRHADESVIAERERLGEEFLQTIHELIRRVLPQDTPVATSNMRLRQVLTCLHGTAALLIAHPRAYGLTKVKAIKDAEDTIMRLLRD
- a CDS encoding DUF779 domain-containing protein — protein: MSDLPQQVTATPAALSLIDELKAAHGPLMFYQSGGCCEGSAPMCFPEGEFRIGSRDVKVGEIGGFPFYISPQQFEYWKHTQIIIDVVPGFGAAFSLEGPGGLQFLTRSRVFTDDEIGALRNAGRI
- the exaC gene encoding acetaldehyde dehydrogenase ExaC; this translates as MATSPAVQLDPMHYGHPVPFRKRYGNYIGGEWVEPVSGQYFENITPVTGKVLCEVPRSGAADVEKALDAAHKAKKAWGRTSTTERSNILIRIAQRVEENVDLLAAAETWDNGKPIRETTAADVPLSADHFRYFAGAIRAQQGGISEIDHDTIAYHYHEPLGVVGQIIPWNFPLLMAAWKIAPALAAGNCIVLKPAEQTPVSILMLLELVGDLLPAGVLNVVNGFGREVGKELASNPRINKVAFTGSTVTGRMIMQYASENIIPLTLELGGKSPNIFFSDVMSEDDDFVDKALEGLALFAFNQGEVCTCPSRALIHESIYDRFMERALARVKAIKQANPLDADTMLGAQASKQQFEKIMSYLDLGKKEGAEILIGGDAAKLDGELAGGFYIQPTIFKGNNKMRIFQEEIFGPVLSVTTFKNDDEALEIANDTLYGLGAGVWTRDLNRAYRFGREIEAGRVWTNCYHLYPAHAAFGGYKQSGIGRENHLMMLEHYQQTKNQLVSYSTKKLGLF
- a CDS encoding carboxypeptidase-like regulatory domain-containing protein; the encoded protein is MIRYSKPTASAGSGTNAVLRRPFLSSRGITSAARRSLLGVMLAAAPLFVLNIASPAAFGQASSSSDAAGKVTDATGAAVPGATIHLVNNGTGAERIATSNNEGDWSIPNVPPSNYKIRVEKQGFKAAQIPSLDIEIGKTANGSVTLSVGEVTDTVEVSTLPPQLQTQEATVGQVIDQKQITDLPLNGRNVLQLATLAPGVSPPQSGQTGTPAQTGTQTTSRQLYISVDGGRASSTNYVLDGTYVRSVRFNNMSLQPNADTIQEFNLLRSTFSTEYGQGQAVVSMVTKSGTNTIHGSGYEFARNAIFDARNYFTTVAANPVKPNFTRHQYGGTVGFPVIKDKLFLFGGFEGLKLTRDNPTFALFPTQAELAGNAANADPSVAGNTAVKPATPCVQNSTNSNNCVGINMPANWNPAALGSNQASSVLAATYPVLTSDSYVSGYGTNNYALTRSFTESYNQYTIRGDWVVSTKNSLFGRYVNFDSSQQTPAASGSFTSNPLLGRNAVLGNTYLISSNIVNEVRVGWNEFYNITLGVLQDSSKNWAAVSGLKNVTALNSTRQNGRAGFTINGYGNVGDGSGDQGGHENIISIGDSLSIVHGKHTFKTGFQYQNRRLWQIADNNSRGAATFDNCTKTNCIYNGVDYSTYTDPATGNPVLYNKFQNYARGFCTSSCNGNAGTTMGHYRDNTYGAFFNDTWQFGHGLTFTLGFRWEYNSPFVEQNGLEGTLDPSTQKVTFSKVPSGIPAFYLASGSYEVNKTFRPGIIEPNYKGFMPRVGLAWEARSGTVLRAGYGIYLDNLNTNELQFTRYAAPLYYQQAFSAYPVAQLWPDPVAAVGVTQVPSPFSILPKNSRPYTEEYNLSLQQDLGKGLVMELAYTGSQTHKSWKRYDQNMCVQYPFVAPSWALTGQCVNSLRPYPAFGQGILTSSTRGDANFHGGSIKIEKRARNGLFYLGSYQFSKNLDNFSGEAAANDSSFATDMGFDRSYSNFDNRNKAVISGGYELPFGKGKKWAQSGVANAIAGGWSLQPAVQLRGGYAFNVSRSGCNFAAYNGCRVFLAAGKKVSDAYRSSPSPFNWFDPSAFTTRYDGVASTASTANPGIQGWVTRNALRGPGTANVDLSGIKNFVIHERFRAQFRAEAYNILNRAIFSNPAANITAPTAVGKVTSTSLDNRSIQLAVKVTW